One Sphaerisporangium krabiense DNA segment encodes these proteins:
- a CDS encoding MFS transporter: MDSVRTLVPARLDRLPWSGFHTRLVLALGVAWVLDGMEITIASAIGSVLQERQTLGLTAVEVGFTATVYLIGQVAGALVFGRLSDRFGRRKLFIITLALYLAANGITAFSPNLAFLLFFRFFAGAGIGGEYAAIHSAIDELIPSRYRGRVDLAVSGTYWLGAIIGTASTYILLNPDLLPIDLGWRLGLLIGPVLGAMIWVLRRHLPESPRWLLMHGRHEEAEQAAEMVERAVAESGRPLPPVDESKAMELRPHGSPTYREILKVVFREYPTRTILGLTMMISQSFLYNAIFFTYVIVLGAFYGVSASDASKFMLAFAVGNLAGPFVLGHLFDTVGRRVMITSTYVTSGVLLAITGWMFKEGMLTATTQTILWSVIFFIASAAASSGYLTVSELFPLEIRALAIALFFSVAQGFGALGPTIFGALIGDQDHPDPTRLFYGYLFASALMVAGGVVAWFFAVNAERRSLEDLAPSLSMRDARHATT, translated from the coding sequence ATGGATAGTGTGCGCACGCTGGTGCCGGCGCGGCTGGATCGGTTGCCGTGGTCGGGGTTCCATACCCGGCTGGTGCTGGCGCTCGGGGTCGCGTGGGTGCTGGACGGCATGGAGATCACGATCGCCAGCGCGATCGGGTCGGTGCTGCAGGAGCGGCAGACGCTGGGGCTGACGGCCGTGGAGGTGGGCTTCACGGCGACCGTCTACCTGATCGGCCAGGTGGCCGGCGCCCTGGTGTTCGGGCGGCTGTCGGACCGTTTCGGCAGGCGGAAGCTGTTCATCATCACCCTGGCCCTCTACCTGGCGGCCAACGGCATCACGGCGTTCTCCCCGAACCTGGCGTTCCTGCTGTTCTTCCGGTTCTTCGCCGGAGCCGGCATCGGCGGCGAGTACGCGGCCATCCACTCGGCGATCGACGAGCTGATCCCGTCCCGCTACCGGGGCCGGGTGGACCTGGCCGTGAGCGGCACGTACTGGCTCGGCGCGATCATCGGCACGGCGAGCACCTACATCCTGCTGAACCCCGACCTCCTGCCCATCGACCTCGGCTGGCGCCTGGGCCTGCTGATCGGCCCGGTGCTGGGCGCGATGATCTGGGTGCTGCGCCGCCACCTGCCCGAGAGCCCGCGCTGGCTGCTCATGCACGGCAGGCACGAGGAGGCCGAGCAGGCGGCCGAGATGGTCGAGCGCGCGGTGGCCGAGAGCGGCAGGCCGCTCCCGCCGGTGGACGAGAGCAAGGCGATGGAACTGCGCCCGCACGGCTCGCCGACGTACCGGGAGATCCTCAAGGTCGTCTTCCGCGAGTACCCGACCCGTACGATCCTCGGCCTGACCATGATGATCAGCCAGTCGTTCCTCTACAACGCCATCTTCTTCACCTACGTCATCGTGCTCGGCGCCTTCTACGGCGTCTCGGCGAGCGACGCCTCCAAGTTCATGCTGGCCTTCGCCGTCGGCAACCTGGCGGGCCCGTTCGTGCTCGGCCACCTGTTCGACACGGTGGGACGCCGGGTGATGATCACCAGTACCTATGTCACGTCGGGGGTGCTGCTGGCGATCACGGGCTGGATGTTCAAGGAGGGCATGCTCACCGCGACCACCCAGACGATCCTGTGGTCGGTGATCTTCTTCATCGCCTCGGCGGCGGCCAGTTCGGGCTATCTGACCGTCAGCGAGCTGTTCCCGCTGGAGATCAGGGCGCTGGCGATCGCGCTGTTCTTCTCGGTGGCGCAGGGGTTCGGCGCGCTCGGCCCGACGATCTTCGGCGCGCTGATCGGCGACCAGGACCACCCCGACCCCACCCGCCTGTTCTACGGCTACCTGTTCGCCTCGGCGCTGATGGTGGCGGGCGGCGTGGTGGCGTGGTTCTTCGCGGTGAACGCCGAACGCCGCTCCCTGGAGGACCTGGCGCCGTCGCTGTCCATGCGCGACGCCCGGCACGCCACCACCTGA
- a CDS encoding MFS transporter translates to MGEVVRSLVPARLDRLPWSGFHTRLVLALGVAWVLDGMEITIAGAIGSVLEDRRTLGLSAFQVGLTATVYLAGQVAGALFFGRMSDRFGRRKLFVLTLGLYLAANGVTAFSPNLAFLLFFRFFAGTGIGGEYAAIHSAIDELIPARYRGRVDLAVSGTYWLGAMIGTASTYVLLNPDILPINVGWRVGLLIGPALGAAIWTLRRHLPESPRWLLMHGHPEEAERAAASVERAVAASGRPLPPVDASKTLEIRPRGAPSYAEIARVLVREHPRRTVLGATLMISQSFLYNAIFFTYVLVLGTYYGVTPHDASKYLFAFALGNLAGPLVLGHLFDTLGRRAMISGTYLLSGALLAGTGWLFKQGALTATTQTLLWSVIFFFASAAASSGYLTVSELFPLEIRALVIAMFFSIAQGFGALGPAIFGALIGEPGHADPDRLFYGYAFAAAMMIAAGLVALALAVNAEGRSLEDLTPPLAARG, encoded by the coding sequence ATGGGGGAGGTCGTCCGGAGTCTGGTGCCCGCCCGGCTGGACCGTCTGCCGTGGTCGGGGTTCCACACCCGGCTGGTGCTGGCGCTCGGGGTCGCGTGGGTGCTGGACGGCATGGAGATCACGATCGCGGGGGCGATCGGCTCGGTGCTGGAGGACCGGCGCACGCTGGGCCTTTCGGCGTTCCAGGTCGGGCTGACCGCGACGGTGTACCTGGCGGGCCAGGTCGCGGGGGCGCTGTTCTTCGGGCGGATGTCGGACCGGTTCGGCCGGCGCAAGCTGTTCGTGCTGACCCTCGGGCTGTACCTGGCGGCCAACGGCGTCACGGCGTTCTCCCCGAACCTGGCGTTCCTGCTGTTCTTCCGGTTCTTCGCCGGGACCGGCATCGGCGGCGAGTACGCGGCCATCCACTCGGCGATCGACGAGCTGATCCCCGCCCGGTACCGGGGTCGGGTGGACCTGGCGGTGAGCGGGACGTACTGGCTCGGCGCGATGATCGGCACGGCGAGCACCTATGTCCTGCTGAATCCGGACATCCTGCCGATCAACGTGGGGTGGCGCGTCGGCCTGCTGATCGGCCCCGCGCTCGGCGCCGCCATCTGGACGCTGCGCCGCCACCTGCCCGAGAGCCCGCGCTGGCTGCTCATGCACGGCCACCCCGAGGAGGCCGAGCGGGCCGCGGCGTCGGTGGAGCGCGCGGTGGCCGCGAGCGGGCGCCCGCTGCCGCCGGTGGACGCGAGCAAGACCCTGGAGATCCGCCCGCGCGGCGCGCCCTCCTACGCCGAGATCGCCCGGGTGCTGGTCCGCGAGCACCCCCGGCGCACGGTGCTCGGCGCCACCCTGATGATCAGCCAGTCGTTCCTCTACAACGCGATCTTCTTCACCTACGTGCTCGTGCTCGGCACCTACTACGGCGTCACCCCGCACGACGCCTCCAAGTACCTGTTCGCGTTCGCGCTCGGCAACCTCGCCGGGCCGCTCGTGCTCGGCCACCTGTTCGACACGCTGGGCCGCCGGGCGATGATCTCCGGCACCTACCTGCTGTCGGGGGCGCTGCTGGCGGGGACGGGGTGGCTGTTCAAGCAGGGCGCGCTCACCGCCACCACGCAGACCCTGCTGTGGTCGGTGATCTTCTTCTTCGCCTCCGCGGCGGCCAGCTCGGGTTACCTGACCGTCAGCGAGCTGTTCCCGCTGGAGATCAGGGCGCTGGTCATCGCGATGTTCTTCTCGATCGCCCAAGGGTTCGGCGCGCTCGGCCCGGCGATCTTCGGCGCGCTGATCGGCGAGCCCGGGCACGCCGACCCCGACCGGCTCTTCTACGGGTACGCGTTCGCCGCCGCCATGATGATCGCCGCGGGGCTGGTGGCGCTGGCGCTCGCCGTGAACGCCGAGGGCCGGTCGCTGGAGGACCTGACCCCGCCCCTGGCGGCCCGCGGCTGA
- the eda gene encoding bifunctional 4-hydroxy-2-oxoglutarate aldolase/2-dehydro-3-deoxy-phosphogluconate aldolase: MSILDLAPVIPVVVVDDARAAVPLARALVAGGLPAIEVTLRTPAALAAIAAIAAEVPDAVVGAGTVRTPADVTAAAGVGARFLVSPGATPALLDAMDGSGLPFLPGAATASEVLALAERGLTELKFFPAGPAGGVAYLKALAGPIPGVRFCPTGGIRPETAPEYLALPNVGCVGGTWLTPADALAAGDYTRVEKLAAEAAALRA; the protein is encoded by the coding sequence GTGAGCATCCTCGACCTCGCCCCCGTCATCCCCGTCGTGGTCGTCGACGACGCGCGGGCGGCCGTCCCCCTCGCCCGCGCCCTGGTGGCGGGCGGGCTGCCGGCCATCGAGGTGACGCTGCGCACGCCCGCGGCCCTGGCGGCCATCGCCGCCATCGCCGCCGAGGTGCCGGACGCCGTGGTCGGCGCGGGCACGGTGCGCACGCCGGCCGACGTGACCGCCGCCGCGGGCGTGGGCGCGCGGTTCCTGGTCAGCCCCGGCGCGACGCCCGCCCTGCTCGACGCCATGGACGGCAGCGGCCTGCCGTTCCTGCCGGGCGCGGCGACCGCCTCGGAGGTGCTGGCGCTGGCCGAGCGCGGGCTGACCGAGCTGAAGTTCTTCCCCGCGGGCCCCGCGGGCGGCGTCGCCTACCTCAAGGCCCTGGCCGGGCCGATCCCCGGCGTGCGGTTCTGCCCGACCGGCGGCATCCGCCCGGAGACGGCCCCCGAGTACCTGGCGCTGCCCAACGTCGGCTGCGTCGGCGGCACCTGGCTGACCCCCGCCGACGCGCTCGCCGCCGGGGACTACACCCGCGTCGAGAAGCTCGCCGCGGAGGCCGCCGCGCTGCGCGCCTGA
- a CDS encoding glucokinase codes for MSPPPPPTPEAPWLVADVGGTNARFGLVTRPGGRPERVVVLPGAEHDGLPGAVHAYLAGHVGVRAAAACLAVAGPVNADRYRCTNAGWSGSVNDLGIPHVELLNDFEALALALPRLDGADLAALGGPDPAPGMVKAVLGPGTGLGVAGLVPARGGWVPVPGEGGHVSAPAVTELEYEVVRALRADGMPFVDAEHLLSGPGLTRLRHGLALVEGVRAAPLPASEVVARLDDSLCARTVEVFCGLLGSFAANVALTLGARGGVYLGGGIVPRIVERIRASDFRRRFEANLVLSGYLTGIATTAIVAEQPALTGAAAWLAQRAALPSPTASGPAATAPGRTALTARSTTP; via the coding sequence GTGAGCCCGCCGCCGCCTCCCACGCCGGAGGCTCCCTGGCTGGTCGCCGACGTCGGCGGCACCAACGCCCGCTTCGGGCTGGTGACCCGGCCGGGTGGACGTCCGGAGCGGGTCGTCGTGCTCCCGGGGGCCGAGCACGACGGCCTGCCCGGCGCCGTCCACGCCTACCTCGCCGGCCACGTGGGCGTGCGCGCCGCGGCGGCGTGCCTGGCCGTCGCGGGCCCGGTCAACGCCGACCGCTACCGGTGCACCAACGCGGGCTGGTCGGGCTCGGTCAACGACCTCGGCATCCCGCACGTCGAGCTGCTCAACGACTTCGAGGCGCTCGCCCTGGCCCTGCCCCGCCTGGACGGCGCCGACCTCGCCGCCCTCGGCGGGCCCGACCCGGCGCCCGGCATGGTGAAGGCCGTGCTGGGCCCGGGCACGGGCCTCGGCGTGGCCGGGCTGGTGCCCGCGCGCGGCGGCTGGGTGCCGGTGCCCGGCGAGGGCGGCCACGTCTCCGCGCCCGCCGTCACCGAGCTGGAGTACGAGGTCGTGCGCGCGCTGCGTGCCGACGGGATGCCGTTCGTGGACGCCGAGCACCTGCTGTCCGGGCCGGGCCTGACCCGGCTGCGGCACGGGCTCGCGCTGGTGGAGGGCGTCCGCGCCGCCCCGCTGCCCGCCTCGGAGGTCGTGGCGCGCCTCGACGACTCGCTGTGCGCGCGTACGGTGGAGGTGTTCTGCGGGCTGCTGGGGAGCTTCGCGGCCAACGTCGCGCTCACCTTGGGGGCCAGGGGCGGCGTCTATCTCGGAGGGGGCATCGTGCCGAGGATCGTCGAACGGATCCGCGCGAGCGACTTCCGGCGCCGGTTCGAGGCCAACCTCGTCCTGTCCGGCTACCTGACCGGCATCGCCACCACCGCGATCGTCGCCGAACAGCCCGCGCTGACCGGCGCGGCGGCCTGGCTCGCCCAGCGGGCGGCCCTCCCCTCTCCCACCGCCTCCGGCCCGGCCGCCACCGCGCCGGGCCGGACCGCCCTCACCGCAAGGAGCACCACCCCGTGA
- the edd gene encoding phosphogluconate dehydratase — protein MNRTVQEVTERLAERSAATRGAYLARVGAAAAEARRRGPARTALGCANLAHGFAACSPADKLALRGAERPGVAIVSAYNDMLSAHQPFETYPAILKRAVREAGGVAQFAGGVPAMCDGVTQGRAGMELSLYSREVIAMATAVALAHDMFDGALLLGVCDKIVPGLLIGALHFGHLPAVFVPAGPMPSGLPNKVKARTRQLFAEGKVGREEMLDAEARSYHSPGTCTFYGTANSNQVLMEVMGLHLPGATFVNPGTGLRDALTAAAAERVVQITAHGAAYTPVAEVVDEKALVNAAVALLATGGSTNHTLHLVAIAAAAGVELLWDDLAALSGVVPLLTRMYPNGQADVNHFQAAGGMQALIGDLLDAGLLHEDVLTVAGRGLGHYRGAPALKEGALVWEERTTGSGDLDVLRPVSEPFSADGGIHMVSGNLGRAVSKVSAVRPEHLVVEAPARVFDDQSELLAAFEAGELDGEDFVAVIRYQGPRANGMPELHKLTPPLAVLLDRGQRVALVTDGRMSGASGKVPAAIHLSPEAADGGPIALVRDGDLLRLDAAAGTLDLLVPAAELAARTPAGRPLTDEEWVGTGRELFAVFRHAAGPAERGGGIFAPSGAEGRATPTAGETGGAAASTALGAGEAAAFAASGA, from the coding sequence GTGAACCGCACCGTCCAGGAGGTCACCGAGCGCCTCGCCGAACGCAGCGCGGCCACCCGCGGCGCCTATCTGGCCCGCGTCGGCGCCGCGGCGGCCGAGGCCCGGCGGCGCGGCCCGGCGCGCACGGCGCTCGGCTGCGCCAACCTCGCCCACGGCTTCGCCGCCTGCTCCCCCGCCGACAAGCTCGCGCTGCGCGGCGCCGAGCGTCCCGGCGTGGCGATCGTGTCGGCGTACAACGACATGCTGTCGGCGCACCAGCCGTTCGAGACCTACCCGGCGATCCTCAAGCGGGCCGTGCGGGAGGCGGGCGGCGTCGCGCAGTTCGCCGGAGGGGTGCCGGCGATGTGCGACGGCGTCACCCAGGGCCGCGCGGGCATGGAGCTGTCCCTCTACAGCCGCGAGGTGATCGCGATGGCCACCGCGGTCGCGCTGGCGCACGACATGTTCGACGGGGCGCTGCTGCTGGGCGTCTGCGACAAGATCGTGCCGGGCCTGCTCATCGGGGCGCTGCACTTCGGGCACCTGCCCGCCGTCTTCGTCCCCGCGGGTCCCATGCCGTCCGGGCTGCCCAACAAGGTCAAGGCGCGCACGCGCCAGCTGTTCGCCGAGGGCAAGGTGGGGCGCGAGGAGATGCTGGACGCCGAGGCGCGCTCCTACCACTCCCCCGGCACCTGCACCTTCTACGGCACCGCCAACTCCAACCAGGTGCTCATGGAGGTCATGGGCCTGCACCTGCCGGGCGCCACGTTCGTCAACCCCGGCACCGGGCTGCGCGACGCGCTGACCGCGGCCGCGGCCGAGCGGGTCGTGCAGATCACCGCGCACGGCGCCGCCTACACGCCGGTCGCCGAGGTGGTGGACGAGAAGGCGCTGGTCAACGCGGCCGTGGCGCTGCTGGCCACCGGCGGGTCCACCAACCACACCCTGCACCTGGTCGCGATCGCCGCCGCCGCGGGCGTCGAGCTGCTGTGGGACGACCTGGCGGCGCTGTCCGGCGTCGTCCCCCTGCTGACCCGGATGTACCCCAACGGGCAGGCCGACGTGAACCACTTCCAGGCGGCGGGCGGCATGCAGGCGCTGATCGGCGACCTGCTCGACGCCGGGCTGCTGCACGAGGACGTGCTGACCGTCGCCGGGCGCGGCCTCGGCCACTACCGCGGCGCGCCCGCCCTCAAGGAGGGGGCGCTGGTCTGGGAGGAACGGACCACCGGCAGCGGCGACCTCGACGTGCTGCGCCCGGTGTCCGAGCCGTTCTCCGCCGACGGCGGCATCCACATGGTCAGCGGCAACCTGGGCCGCGCGGTGAGCAAGGTGTCGGCCGTCCGGCCCGAGCACCTGGTCGTCGAGGCGCCCGCCCGGGTCTTCGACGACCAGTCCGAGCTGCTGGCCGCGTTCGAGGCCGGGGAGCTGGACGGCGAGGACTTCGTCGCGGTCATCCGCTACCAGGGGCCGCGCGCCAACGGCATGCCCGAGCTGCACAAGCTCACCCCGCCGCTGGCCGTCCTGCTGGACCGGGGACAGCGGGTGGCGCTGGTCACCGACGGCCGCATGTCGGGGGCGTCGGGCAAGGTGCCCGCCGCGATCCACCTGTCGCCCGAGGCCGCCGACGGCGGGCCGATCGCGCTGGTGCGCGACGGCGACCTCCTGCGGCTGGACGCGGCGGCCGGCACGCTGGACCTGCTCGTCCCGGCCGCCGAGCTGGCCGCCCGCACGCCCGCGGGCCGGCCCCTGACGGACGAGGAGTGGGTGGGCACCGGACGCGAGCTGTTCGCCGTCTTCCGCCACGCCGCGGGACCGGCCGAGCGCGGCGGCGGCATCTTCGCGCCGAGCGGCGCGGAGGGCCGGGCGACGCCCACGGCCGGCGAGACCGGCGGCGCGGCGGCGTCCACGGCCCTCGGTGCCGGCGAGGCCGCGGCGTTCGCGGCGAGCGGCGCGTGA